Proteins found in one Planctomycetes bacterium MalM25 genomic segment:
- a CDS encoding Alpha/beta hydrolase family protein produces MIISTLERTLVYPAPPFGRGNWKTTWIDREDVRFASRGPGRESVTLHGWYCPHPDPKHVVLYSHGQSEHVASLVNVAARLQESLDASVLLYDYRGYGKSSGWPTEAGCLADGLAAQQWLAERTGLLPEQIVLAGRSLGGAVSVAVTAERGAKALVLESTFGRLTDVAAYKFPWAPVRRVMNERYDSIERIGRYEGPLLQLHGTRDRIVRAKFARDLFRASPSRQKKFLVHRGGQHHDAPPLGFYSKMAEFLAEHTEPTPGRSRRVAG; encoded by the coding sequence GTGATTATCAGCACCCTCGAGCGGACGCTCGTGTACCCGGCGCCCCCCTTCGGGCGGGGCAACTGGAAGACGACTTGGATCGATCGCGAAGACGTCCGCTTCGCCTCGCGCGGTCCGGGGCGTGAATCGGTCACGCTGCACGGTTGGTACTGTCCGCACCCGGATCCGAAGCACGTCGTCCTCTACTCGCACGGTCAGAGCGAGCACGTCGCGAGCCTGGTCAACGTGGCGGCCCGCTTGCAGGAGTCGCTCGACGCCAGCGTCCTGCTGTACGACTACCGCGGCTACGGCAAGAGCTCCGGCTGGCCGACCGAGGCGGGCTGCCTCGCCGACGGCCTCGCCGCCCAGCAGTGGCTCGCCGAGCGGACCGGCCTGCTGCCCGAGCAGATCGTCCTCGCGGGGCGTTCGCTCGGCGGGGCGGTGAGCGTGGCCGTCACCGCCGAACGGGGCGCCAAGGCGCTCGTCTTGGAAAGCACCTTCGGCCGGCTGACCGACGTCGCCGCGTACAAGTTCCCCTGGGCTCCGGTCCGCCGCGTGATGAATGAGCGCTACGACTCGATCGAGCGCATCGGCCGCTACGAGGGCCCGCTGCTGCAGCTGCACGGCACGCGCGATCGCATCGTCCGCGCCAAGTTCGCCCGCGACCTGTTCCGGGCGAGCCCCAGCCGGCAGAAGAAATTCCTCGTCCACCGCGGAGGCCAACACCACGACGCCCCGCCGCTCGGCTTCTATTCCAAGATGGCCGAGTTCCTCGCCGAGCACACCGAGCCGACCCCGGGTCGGTCACGGAGGGTGGCTGGGTAG
- the ruvC gene encoding Crossover junction endodeoxyribonuclease RuvC, with product MRILGVDPGLNITGYGVVDASRDGVRLVEAGVVRGTKGASLAKRVGEIHAGIAEVVEALRPEAVAVEELYSHYERVKTSILMGHARGVIVLAAEQAGLPVSHYAATQIKRILTGAGRAPKDQMQLAIQRELSLAAPPDPPDVADALAIALTHWHLGCRLPALGVTTAGEAMDID from the coding sequence ATGCGTATCCTCGGCGTTGACCCCGGCTTGAACATCACCGGCTACGGTGTGGTCGACGCGTCGCGCGACGGGGTGCGGCTCGTCGAGGCGGGCGTCGTGCGGGGGACGAAGGGCGCCTCGCTGGCGAAGCGCGTCGGCGAGATCCACGCGGGCATCGCCGAGGTGGTCGAGGCCCTCCGGCCCGAGGCGGTCGCCGTCGAGGAGCTCTACTCGCACTACGAGCGCGTGAAGACCTCGATCCTCATGGGCCACGCCCGCGGCGTGATCGTGCTGGCGGCCGAGCAGGCGGGCCTGCCGGTGAGCCACTACGCGGCGACCCAGATCAAACGGATCCTGACCGGCGCCGGCCGCGCGCCGAAGGACCAGATGCAGCTCGCCATCCAACGCGAGCTCTCCCTCGCCGCGCCGCCCGACCCGCCCGACGTCGCTGATGCGCTCGCCATCGCGCTGACGCACTGGCACCTGGGTTGCCGTCTGCCGGCGCTCGGCGTCACCACCGCGGGCGAAGCCATGGACATCGACTAG
- a CDS encoding Alpha/beta hydrolase family protein — protein sequence MSTEPAPRRTNLALRVLRLVAVAYLLVLLLMTMLERYLVYPAPPLSRGDWAPAGDDYEDVWIDVPALKPSGEPTRVHGWYFDHPEPLDAVLYCHGNGEDITFNLDLARHLRDELEAAVLLFDYRGYGKSVGKPHEAGLVADGLAAQRWLAERTARTPDQTVVIGRSLGGGVATAIAAEQGAQALVLQSTFSRMTDAAASHYPWLPVRWIMQNRYDSLARLAAYDGPVLISHGDWDEVIPYEQGVRLFDTAPGKKRFVELPGRSHNQPQPGSYYPVLQEFLAESRIPLADTALNGEATPSPAANPNE from the coding sequence ATGTCCACCGAACCCGCCCCCCGCCGCACGAACCTTGCGTTGCGCGTCTTGCGCCTCGTCGCGGTGGCTTATCTCTTGGTCCTGCTGCTGATGACGATGCTGGAGCGCTACCTCGTCTACCCGGCCCCGCCCCTGTCGCGTGGGGATTGGGCGCCCGCGGGGGACGACTACGAGGACGTCTGGATCGACGTGCCCGCGCTCAAGCCTTCCGGCGAACCGACGCGCGTGCACGGCTGGTACTTCGATCACCCCGAGCCGCTCGACGCGGTCCTCTACTGCCACGGGAACGGCGAGGACATCACGTTCAATCTCGACCTGGCCCGACACCTGCGTGACGAGCTCGAAGCCGCCGTGCTGCTGTTCGACTACCGCGGCTACGGCAAGAGCGTCGGCAAGCCGCACGAGGCGGGGCTCGTCGCCGACGGCCTGGCGGCGCAGCGCTGGCTTGCGGAGCGGACCGCGCGCACGCCCGACCAGACCGTGGTGATCGGCCGCTCCCTCGGGGGCGGGGTCGCCACGGCGATCGCCGCCGAGCAAGGCGCGCAGGCGCTCGTCTTGCAGAGCACCTTCTCGCGGATGACCGACGCCGCCGCGTCGCACTACCCCTGGCTGCCGGTCCGCTGGATCATGCAGAACCGCTACGACTCGCTCGCGCGCCTCGCCGCTTACGACGGCCCGGTCCTCATCAGCCACGGCGACTGGGACGAGGTCATCCCCTACGAGCAGGGGGTGCGGCTCTTTGACACAGCGCCGGGAAAGAAGCGATTCGTAGAATTGCCCGGCCGATCCCACAATCAGCCACAACCGGGCAGCTACTACCCGGTGCTCCAAGAGTTCCTTGCGGAGAGCCGAATCCCGCTAGCTGATACCGCGTTGAACGGCGAAGCGACGCCCTCGCCAGCGGCCAACCCCAACGAATAA
- the ruvB gene encoding Holliday junction ATP-dependent DNA helicase RuvB translates to MPRETILTADDSGDEPLGSGPAPESAGPPPPKAETTTAEDIALRPKRIRDIIGQRDVCERIEIAVSAAARRKEPLGHVLLDGPPGLGKTTFATCIPRELDVSLQIASGAALAAPKDLLPYLTNAEEGSVLFIDEIHRLPKAVEEFMYPAMEDFRVDITLGEGVNARTVNMKLRPMTIIGATTRSGMLSAPLRDRFPVREHLDFYTIGELTKIITINAAKLGLPIDADAAGKVALASRGTPRIANNHLRWVRDYAQSRADGEATLPVTDDALTMRGVDQKGLDSQDRRYLETIERVFHGGPAGVEAIAHTMNLPPDTLTDEVEPFLLRSEFVVRTPRGRKLTPKAYEHLGKAPPAELEEEAGPSLF, encoded by the coding sequence GTGCCTCGCGAAACGATCCTCACCGCCGACGACTCCGGGGACGAGCCCCTCGGGTCGGGCCCTGCGCCGGAATCCGCCGGGCCTCCCCCTCCGAAGGCGGAGACCACGACGGCCGAAGACATCGCGCTGCGTCCCAAGCGGATCCGCGACATCATCGGCCAGCGCGACGTCTGCGAGCGGATCGAGATCGCCGTCTCGGCGGCCGCGCGCCGCAAGGAGCCGCTCGGGCACGTGCTGCTCGACGGGCCCCCGGGGCTCGGCAAGACGACCTTCGCGACCTGCATCCCGCGCGAGCTCGACGTCAGCCTCCAGATCGCCAGCGGCGCGGCGCTCGCCGCGCCCAAGGACCTGCTCCCCTACCTCACCAACGCGGAGGAGGGCTCCGTCCTCTTCATCGACGAGATCCACCGGCTGCCCAAGGCGGTCGAGGAGTTCATGTACCCGGCGATGGAGGACTTCCGGGTCGACATCACGCTCGGCGAGGGGGTCAACGCGCGCACCGTCAACATGAAGCTCCGCCCGATGACGATCATCGGCGCCACCACCCGCAGCGGCATGCTCTCCGCGCCGCTCCGCGACCGCTTCCCCGTCCGCGAGCACCTCGACTTCTACACGATCGGCGAGCTCACGAAGATCATTACGATCAACGCGGCGAAGCTCGGCCTGCCGATCGACGCGGACGCCGCCGGCAAGGTCGCGCTCGCCAGCCGCGGCACGCCGCGCATCGCGAACAACCACCTGCGCTGGGTCCGCGACTACGCCCAAAGCCGCGCCGACGGCGAGGCGACCCTCCCCGTAACCGACGACGCCCTCACGATGCGCGGCGTCGACCAGAAGGGGCTCGACTCGCAGGACCGCCGCTACCTGGAGACGATCGAGCGCGTCTTCCACGGCGGCCCGGCGGGCGTCGAGGCGATCGCCCACACGATGAACCTGCCGCCCGACACGCTGACCGACGAGGTCGAGCCGTTCCTGCTGCGCAGTGAGTTCGTCGTCCGCACCCCAAGAGGTCGCAAGCTCACACCCAAGGCATACGAGCACCTCGGCAAAGCGCCCCCGGCCGAGCTGGAAGAAGAGGCGGGGCCGTCGCTTTTTTGA
- a CDS encoding YcfA-like protein: MKWRRRLAETPGVNHKDAIRALEKSDFVVAREGKHTVMTDGARILTIPRHNPINAHTMGAIVRDAGLTNEVFRKLL; this comes from the coding sequence TTGAAGTGGAGGCGTAGGCTTGCCGAAACTCCCGGGGTGAATCACAAGGACGCGATCCGTGCCCTTGAGAAATCCGACTTCGTGGTTGCCCGCGAAGGCAAGCACACCGTCATGACCGATGGCGCTCGCATCCTCACCATCCCGCGACACAACCCGATCAACGCCCACACAATGGGCGCAATCGTCCGTGACGCAGGACTCACGAACGAAGTGTTCCGCAAGCTCCTGTAA
- a CDS encoding hypothetical protein (SLA1 homology domain 1, SHD1) — MGPLFTCRSAPLLSLAVAAASWLLAPPALGRVWTNTEGQTLEAEFVRLRGRDALLKTEERTITAPINRLAQEDQDWIERYRELTRSREWGKPGAEPVRGQFFGAKNGKVRLKHGSKVLMLPYDQIGEEDWRQVEQALKHLEQEIPEDLLTFKPAAPAPSERVDLDAAIERTWTDAKGREIVAKYLGVSGPKVRLWMRDKEFVVPLARFSDADRSWVARQNLASLTGSFQKAMSAAGQVAMRAQMNAAGPPPGAFGPASGGPPRPQARPDAPRPEWQEGGYEVPPGAPPRPQPRREVDPSKPPTSPPPATPVEAIAVAPTTDTPPTPLADAVVESPAPTTPRIQHFDELSDEEYDALLDKAFASYPPIDYDDPYAEVYCDHCEGEYVTPEGYTYGDPCPLCGLALNRDELYIYSVEDEAYSRPWYLQRWARRIIITLVIAGIGTAVKLGMGGE, encoded by the coding sequence ATGGGTCCGCTTTTCACTTGCCGATCGGCGCCGCTGCTCTCGTTAGCGGTGGCCGCCGCGTCGTGGTTGCTGGCCCCCCCCGCCCTGGGGCGGGTCTGGACCAACACCGAGGGCCAGACCCTCGAGGCCGAGTTCGTCCGCCTACGCGGCCGCGACGCGTTGCTCAAGACCGAGGAACGCACCATCACCGCGCCGATCAACCGCTTGGCCCAAGAGGACCAGGATTGGATCGAGCGTTACCGTGAGCTGACCCGCTCGCGCGAGTGGGGCAAGCCGGGCGCCGAGCCGGTGCGTGGCCAGTTCTTTGGGGCCAAGAACGGCAAGGTCCGTCTGAAGCACGGCAGCAAAGTCCTGATGCTGCCCTACGACCAGATCGGCGAGGAAGACTGGCGGCAGGTCGAGCAGGCGCTCAAGCACCTGGAGCAAGAGATCCCCGAGGACCTGCTCACCTTCAAGCCGGCGGCCCCGGCCCCTAGCGAAAGAGTCGACCTCGACGCGGCGATCGAGCGGACCTGGACCGACGCGAAGGGGCGGGAGATCGTCGCGAAGTACCTCGGGGTCTCCGGCCCGAAGGTGCGGCTCTGGATGCGTGACAAGGAGTTCGTCGTCCCTCTCGCACGGTTCAGCGATGCCGACCGCAGCTGGGTCGCACGCCAGAACCTCGCTTCGCTCACGGGGAGTTTTCAGAAAGCGATGTCGGCCGCGGGCCAAGTCGCCATGCGGGCGCAGATGAACGCCGCCGGCCCCCCGCCGGGAGCGTTCGGCCCGGCGTCGGGCGGACCGCCGAGGCCTCAAGCCCGTCCCGACGCGCCCCGCCCCGAGTGGCAAGAGGGCGGCTACGAAGTCCCACCCGGCGCGCCCCCACGGCCTCAGCCGCGGCGCGAAGTCGATCCGAGCAAGCCGCCAACGTCGCCCCCGCCGGCGACCCCAGTCGAAGCGATCGCGGTCGCCCCGACGACCGACACGCCGCCGACGCCGCTAGCCGACGCAGTCGTCGAATCACCTGCCCCGACGACGCCACGTATCCAACACTTCGATGAACTATCGGATGAAGAGTACGACGCTCTGCTCGACAAGGCTTTCGCCTCCTATCCTCCTATTGACTATGACGATCCCTACGCCGAGGTCTACTGTGACCACTGCGAGGGCGAGTACGTCACCCCCGAAGGGTACACTTACGGTGACCCATGCCCGCTGTGCGGTCTGGCACTCAATCGAGACGAACTCTACATCTACTCGGTAGAGGATGAAGCCTACTCTCGGCCGTGGTACCTCCAGCGGTGGGCCCGGCGGATCATCATCACCTTGGTGATCGCGGGCATCGGAACGGCGGTTAAGCTAGGCATGGGCGGCGAGTAA
- the ruvA gene encoding Holliday junction ATP-dependent DNA helicase RuvA produces the protein MITKITGRVVAAAGDVATLAAGPFEYEVLIPEFARRRLTGLIGEEASLHTLEYLEGDPSRGKLTPRLVGFTAAVEREFFEMFCSVDGVGVRKALRAMVRPVEELASLIEDQDAKGLSGLPGVGPATAERIIAKLRRKAAKFALLVARDDAAAGGEIERDLLSEAFEVLRTLGHSEADARRLIDGVATTTKKKFKDVETLLHAVYEQKNG, from the coding sequence TTGATCACCAAAATCACCGGCCGCGTCGTCGCGGCCGCCGGCGACGTGGCCACGCTCGCCGCCGGGCCGTTTGAGTACGAAGTCCTCATCCCCGAGTTCGCCCGCCGGCGTCTGACGGGGCTGATCGGCGAGGAGGCCTCGCTGCACACGCTCGAGTACCTCGAGGGCGACCCGTCGCGCGGCAAGCTCACGCCCCGACTGGTCGGCTTCACCGCGGCGGTCGAGCGTGAGTTCTTTGAGATGTTCTGCAGCGTCGATGGCGTCGGCGTGCGGAAAGCCTTGCGCGCCATGGTGCGGCCGGTCGAAGAGCTGGCGAGCCTGATCGAGGATCAGGACGCCAAGGGGCTCTCGGGCTTGCCCGGCGTCGGCCCGGCGACCGCCGAGCGGATCATCGCCAAGCTCCGCCGCAAAGCGGCCAAGTTCGCCCTCCTAGTCGCCCGCGACGACGCGGCCGCCGGCGGCGAGATCGAGCGCGACCTGCTGAGCGAGGCGTTCGAGGTGCTCCGCACCCTCGGCCACAGCGAGGCGGACGCCCGCCGGCTGATCGACGGCGTCGCCACAACCACCAAGAAGAAGTTCAAAGACGTCGAAACGCTGTTGCACGCCGTTTACGAGCAGAAAAACGGCTAA